The window CTCGCGCGTCGGTTGCTTGGTGCAGGCTGTCAGTCCCGCCAGCGCCATGGTGGCTGCCGCCATCCTCAGAAAATTCCTCCGACTCAACCCATCCCACCATTCGGATGCCCCAGGAGGAAACTCGCGGTGGAGCAGTTGCTGGAATTCCTTTGTTTCGGCGATTTCTTCCAGGCTGCGCCAGTAATCCTGGCCGCGCAAACCATTCAATTTGGCCCGAATGGCAGAAAGATCGACAGGCGGTTTCGGATTCATCGGGCCAATGGATGCTGCTTCTTGGGTTTTCATCTATGGCACATGCTGCAATCCCGCAGTTGGTTCAGGCGCACCCGGCTGATGTGATACTCCTTGAGGAGCTGCGCCCCGCGCTGGGCTTGGTCGGCTGGCGGCTTCCATTCCATATTGTAAATCTGGTCTTTGGGCCGAAGTTCTTTCTCGGGGGCTTCATGACAATTCAGGCACCAGCGCATATAAAGCGAGTGCGCCTTCCAGGTTAGAGGCATTTGATCGACAGGCCCGTGGCAGGTCGAGCAGCCGATGCCCTTCTGCACGTGGATGGAGTGGTTAAAAAAAACGAAGTCCGGCAGATCATTCACCCGCTTCCAGTGGAGTGGTTGCCGGGTGGCCAGGCTTTGGCGCTCGGGGGCCAGCATTGGGGCATCGGTCCACACTCGCGAATGACACGTCATGCAGGTCTCGGTCGGCGGGATTCCTGCGAACGAGGACTTCTCGACGGAGGTGTGGCAGTAGCGGCAATCCAGCCCCAGGCCGGCAACGTGGTGCTGATGGCTGAAAGGAACTTCCTGCTCGCGCGGCACATTCTGGCTGGTGGTATAAGGCGACCAATAGATCAGATACACCAGGCCCCAAAAGGCGAAGAAGCTCAAAAAGCCGCCTACCAGCGACACTCGGGCAAAGCTATTGCTGCTCTTTCCAAATATTTGCGCCATTGCCGAACGAGGAAGAGTTTTGCCAGGTAGAACTCCCGACCTCCTCGCTTCATTGTCTCTTGTTTATTCTTTCTGTTGAGGCTGGCTATCCATTGCCCCTTTCACCACACCTCGACCCAGGAAATTCGAACCCGCAATGCTCGCAACAACACTGACGGATGAACTGCGAATAAAAGCCCTAAGACCCGAGAATTGTTCCCTTGCCGCTCTTAGCCTAACGGGCGCCTGCAAACCCCCGCGCCTCACCTAAGGCTTGGAGAGATACGCGGTGGCTGCTTCCTGCCCTTTTCCAATGTAGTTTTGCCGCCGGCCTGTTTCTCTGAGGAATGGCCAGGCAATCAGCAGTGAGACGATGGTCATCGAGCATAAAGCCAGCAGCAGTTTCCCCATGGTCGTTGCGCCCACACCCATTGCTCCCAGGCATCCAGCCACTAGTCCGAAGGCCAGCAACATCATCACCCATTTTAACATGGTTGATGCTCCACCTTCGCAACATTTTTTCAACTGGGGATTACACCCCAGAATTACTTATGGATTCTATTTGTCGGGCTTGCCGCGCGCAATTTCCAGCATGGCCCGGACGTACTCGGCAAGGGAGAATAGCAGCGGCGTATTGCCCAGCAAGGTGCGGGTCCGAGGATCGGCGGCTTCGGAAAACAAGCCCGCCGGACCGGCGAGTTTCTCGGCCCGTTCCAGGATTCGTTCTGCGCGTTCCAGGTGGCCCGCCTTGGCATAAGTGGTCGCCAGCCAGAAAGTCGAAGGAAAAAAAGCGCCTTCCAATTCGCCCAACGGAAGCTGCCCCAGGCAGGGAGTCTGCATCGGGTCAAAGCGAAAAACAAAATCATCAATGGTGAGAGATTCCGAAATGCGCTCCAGCGTTGCGAGCACGCGCGGATGATCGGCGGGCAGGAACTCCAGCACCGGAATGAGCAACGCCGCTGCGTCGAGATCGTCGCCGTCATAATGCTGGCGAAATGCGCCAAGCCTTTCGCTCCAGCCCTTTTCCATGACCTCGGCATGAATGGTCTCGCGAGTCGTCTGCCACTCGCTCGTGTCGAAGGAGACATCGACCTTTTGCGCGATGCGAATGGCGCGGTCCAGAGTGACCCAACTCAGGACTTTGCTGTTGAGGTAATGACGCCGTTCAGGCAATTCCCAAATGCCGTTTTCCGGGTCTTGCCAATGTTTGATTGTGTGTTTGGCGACGCGAATAATGAGCTTCCAGTATTCCTCGCGCCACTGGCCGCCTTCGTTGAGGTAGGTCCAGACGCAATCCGCCAAATAGCCGTAGGAACCGAGCTGGTGTTGCTTGTAGGCGTGATTGCCGGTACGCACCGGCTGGGACTCGCGGTAGCCGGCCACGTTTGAAAGGTTTTTCTGACCGGGCCTTTTTGAGCCGCGAATGTCATACAACACCTGCAGCGGCGCGCCAAAACGCGAGAGGCGCTGAACCAGCCAGTGCAGGTATTGCCGCGTTTCTTGGAGATTGCCCAGGCGCGCAAGAATGGACACTGCCAGCGAAGCGTCGCGCACCCAGCAGAAACGGTAATCGGCGTTCCAATCGCCGCCGATGCGTTCCGGGACCGAAGTGGTGGGCGCGGCGACGGCCGAACCTTCGGGCGCGTACGTCAGCAGATGCACCATCATCGCGGCGCGCCGGATTTCCTTTTCTCCGATGCTGCCGGGGCGAAGCGCTCCGACCCAGTCCTGCCAATAACCGCGCGTCTTTTCCATCGCGCCGCGGGCGGATTCAACCGTCCAACCATGGCCCGCCGCGCCGCACTCAAGCACCGTCCAGAGTTCCTCGCCTTGCTTCAATTCAAACACCTGCCGCAAACGGGACTGTTCCGCCGTGAGCGGACGGCTTGTCCACAGGCGCAAAGAAAATTCCGGCAATTGAATGGTGTAACCGGTGCTGTGCGCGGTAATCATCGCGGGGTTTTGCTGAAAACGACAGCCCGGCTGAAAGCCCAATTGGCAGCGCACCGTGCCGCGCTCGCAACGCAACGCGCGCACCACCACGCGCACGCCGGTTTGTTCAGGTGGCCGCCGGCCCTCGGGCCAGAGCATCGCGTCGTGCAGCACCAAGGTTCCTTCGCTTAGTTCCCAGCGCGTTTCGAGAACGGCGCTGTTCTCGAGATAGTGTTGCGCGCCGGTGGCCATTCGCGCCGGGCCGAGACGCCAGTGGCCCCCTTTCGACCAATCCAACAGCGCCCCGAACACCGGCGCGCTGTCAAAATCCGGCAGGCACAACCAATCCAGCGTTCCGTCCGCGGCAACCAACGCGGCCGTCCGCCGGTCACCGATAATCCCGTGTCGTTCGATGGCGGGATACGGAACAACGCGAGCGCGTTCCGTCAATCCAGGCGGCGCTTCGGCCACGGGTTCCGGAGCCGCAATAACATTGGTCTCGTTCATAGACATCCCGCTTTTGCTTTCATCATTTTGAATCAGTCCCGGACAGGTCGCCGGAGAATTTAAAGTCCTACAGCGTACGCCCTATTTGCGGAGTTGAAAAAGGAGGTATATTCCTCATGTGAAGAGGGGTACAGCCAGGTCCTCCTCCCCTTTCTTGGGTTACCTCTTGCCGACCAGTCCTAGTCGCGTTTTGTGAAGTACCAGACCAAGCCCAGGATGCCAATGAGCGCCAGGATGAAAACACCAGGACGGCGACGAGCCAATCCCATTGTCGCGGAGGGCAGATGCTTGATCGCGTCCCTCGGTGATTGCTCAAATTGCTCAATATCCGAATGCAGATTCTTTTGATTCCAGGTTTCCGCTGGTGCTGAAGCGATGCTTTCTTTCATCGGAACACGATAGAATATGCCTGGCGAAATCCCAAGTGGGTGAAAAGCCTACTGCCTCGCTGCTCAATTGCAAACCCGTTCATTTAGCGAGTATTTCAGCCGGTTGCAGCAGGTCTGACTGACGGGAGCCGGGCAGGTGCAAATCCCGGCCAATAGCTCCCGGGGCTTCACCCACGTGCTGTTTGGCAATCAGAACATAGATCGAGGGAATAACCAACAGTGTGAACAGAGTGCCCAGAGCCATGCCGGCGACCAGCGTAATGCCGATGGAATTTCGCGCGGCAGCCCCCGCCCCGGTCACCAGTGTCAGAGGCAAATGTCCGCAGACAGTGGCAGCGCTGGTCATCAGGACAGGGCGCAGGCGAATCAGGGCCGCTTCGCGGACGGCGTGGAGTTTGGCAAGCCCCCGGCGCTGGAGTTCATTGGCGAATTGCACAATCAAGATGCCGTTTTTCGAGACCAACCCAATCAAAGTCACCAGGCCGACTTCAGAATAGATGTTCATGGTGGTGGTCCAGCCGTTGGTGAAGAATGGGACACCCTGGCCCGGCATTTTGAGGAAGCTGAAGATCAGCGCGCCGAACATGGCCAGCGGCACCGAACCGACCAGGATAATCAGTGGGTCACGGAAGCTGTTGAATTGCGCCGCAAGCACGAGAAAAATCAATGTCAACGCCAAGAGAAAAGACGGCAGAAACTTGTTTCCTTCCACTCGCAACTGGCGTGATTCGCCCGTGTAATCAAGCTTGTAGCCTTTGGGCAGGATTTTACCTGCCTCGCCCTCCAGGAAACGCAGGGCCTGGTCGATCGGGCAGATGGCCACCCCGCTGATCTTCACGGCGTTGAATTGTTGGAACCGGGAGAGGGAACGCGGGCCGGTTGTTTTCTTGAGAGTGGCGAAAGTGCTGAATGGGACCAACTGGCCGTTAGGCCCTTTGACATACGTGTCTTCAAGCTGGCTAGCGTTGAGCCGCTCGATGCGTTTGAGTTTCGGAATGACTTTATAGCTGCGCCCATCCAGGTTAAAGCGATTCACGAAATTGCCGCTGGTGAGTGTGCCGAGGTCCGCGCCCACATCGGCCATATTCAGGCCCAGCGAAGCAACTTTGTCCCGATCTATCACCAGTTCCACCTCGGGTTGGTCCATTTTCGTGTCGATAATCGGCGGAAAGGCGAACATACCGCTGGCAGCAGCTTTCTGTTGGAGTTGCTGGGCAAATTTGAGAATCTCATCAGGCTCAGCCGTCGCCCCGATCACGATTTCGACCGGGAAATTGCCCCCGCCGGGCAGCGCCGGCGGAGTCGCCAGCATGGTGCGGACCCCCGGGATTTGGCTCACCTTTTTTTGAACCTCGGGCAGAAGCTGGAACACAGTCCGCTTCCGCTCGCCCCAGGGCTTGAGCACCACGCCGGCAAAGCCGCTATTGGGGGAGGTTACCTGGAAGGTTTGGCTTCCCTCCGGCACACTCAGCAGCTCACGATTCACGGCGTCGGTGTAGAACGTTGTCTGATCAATTGTCGCGTCGGCCGGCGCCTCGATAATGCCCATGATAAAGCCCTGGTCTTCGGGTGGGGCAAGTTCTTTGGTTTGCCACACCATCATAAACATGGGGAGCATCAGCAGGCTCAGGACCAGCCAGACGGTATAGACTGCCGGGCGCGCCGAAAGGGTGGCATCGAGTACCCTGCCGTAAATGCGCCGGAGTTGATCAAACCCATGGTTGACGCGCCCTGCCAAACCGCGTTCCTCACGCCGGGCATTCAGCAACCTCGAAGACATTACCGGCGAAAGCGTCAGGGCGACGATGCCCGAAATGAACACCGCGCCTGCCAGAGTGAATGCAAACTCACGAAAGAGCGAACCGGTGAGGCCGCCTTGAAGCCCGATGGGGACATAAACCGCCGCCAGCGTGATGGTCATGGCGATGACCGGGCTGACCAGCTCGCGGGCGCCCAGCAGCGCCGCATTGAGCGGGGTTTGCCCCTCGCGCACGTGCCGCTCGACATTCTCGACAATGACGATCGCGTCATCGACCACCAGGCCCACCGAAAGGACGATCGCCAAGAGAGTCAGCAAATTTAGCGTAAATCCGAATATCTGCATCAGGAAAACCCCGCCAATGAGCGAGATGGGAATGGCAACCAGCGGCACCAGGACCGACCGCAGCGAACCCAGGAATAGGAA is drawn from Verrucomicrobiia bacterium and contains these coding sequences:
- a CDS encoding cytochrome c3 family protein, whose protein sequence is MAQIFGKSSNSFARVSLVGGFLSFFAFWGLVYLIYWSPYTTSQNVPREQEVPFSHQHHVAGLGLDCRYCHTSVEKSSFAGIPPTETCMTCHSRVWTDAPMLAPERQSLATRQPLHWKRVNDLPDFVFFNHSIHVQKGIGCSTCHGPVDQMPLTWKAHSLYMRWCLNCHEAPEKELRPKDQIYNMEWKPPADQAQRGAQLLKEYHISRVRLNQLRDCSMCHR
- a CDS encoding glycoside hydrolase family 15 protein — its product is MNETNVIAAPEPVAEAPPGLTERARVVPYPAIERHGIIGDRRTAALVAADGTLDWLCLPDFDSAPVFGALLDWSKGGHWRLGPARMATGAQHYLENSAVLETRWELSEGTLVLHDAMLWPEGRRPPEQTGVRVVVRALRCERGTVRCQLGFQPGCRFQQNPAMITAHSTGYTIQLPEFSLRLWTSRPLTAEQSRLRQVFELKQGEELWTVLECGAAGHGWTVESARGAMEKTRGYWQDWVGALRPGSIGEKEIRRAAMMVHLLTYAPEGSAVAAPTTSVPERIGGDWNADYRFCWVRDASLAVSILARLGNLQETRQYLHWLVQRLSRFGAPLQVLYDIRGSKRPGQKNLSNVAGYRESQPVRTGNHAYKQHQLGSYGYLADCVWTYLNEGGQWREEYWKLIIRVAKHTIKHWQDPENGIWELPERRHYLNSKVLSWVTLDRAIRIAQKVDVSFDTSEWQTTRETIHAEVMEKGWSERLGAFRQHYDGDDLDAAALLIPVLEFLPADHPRVLATLERISESLTIDDFVFRFDPMQTPCLGQLPLGELEGAFFPSTFWLATTYAKAGHLERAERILERAEKLAGPAGLFSEAADPRTRTLLGNTPLLFSLAEYVRAMLEIARGKPDK
- a CDS encoding efflux RND transporter permease subunit, whose product is MKSFTDIFIRRPVLAIVVNLLILIAGVQAIHTLTVRQYPRSDNAAVTVTTVYVGASAALVRGFITTPLERAIAAADGIDYIESSSALGLSTITVRLKLNYDPTKALAEIGSKVDQIRGDLPPDAQVPVINITSVDSQFAAAYLSFSSDILEANQITDYLVRIVQPRLSALEGVQRADILGGRTFAMRIWLKPDRMAALNLNPAQIRDALAANNFLSAAGQTKGALVQVNLTANTDLRSIDEFRKLVVRQSGDTLVRLGDVADVVLGAEDYDSEVRFGGQRAVFMGVWALPNANSLDVMKRVRAEMALIQSELPSGLRGGIAYDATKYIDDAIREVLRTLTETLLIVAIVIFLFLGSLRSVLVPLVAIPISLIGGVFLMQIFGFTLNLLTLLAIVLSVGLVVDDAIVIVENVERHVREGQTPLNAALLGARELVSPVIAMTITLAAVYVPIGLQGGLTGSLFREFAFTLAGAVFISGIVALTLSPVMSSRLLNARREERGLAGRVNHGFDQLRRIYGRVLDATLSARPAVYTVWLVLSLLMLPMFMMVWQTKELAPPEDQGFIMGIIEAPADATIDQTTFYTDAVNRELLSVPEGSQTFQVTSPNSGFAGVVLKPWGERKRTVFQLLPEVQKKVSQIPGVRTMLATPPALPGGGNFPVEIVIGATAEPDEILKFAQQLQQKAAASGMFAFPPIIDTKMDQPEVELVIDRDKVASLGLNMADVGADLGTLTSGNFVNRFNLDGRSYKVIPKLKRIERLNASQLEDTYVKGPNGQLVPFSTFATLKKTTGPRSLSRFQQFNAVKISGVAICPIDQALRFLEGEAGKILPKGYKLDYTGESRQLRVEGNKFLPSFLLALTLIFLVLAAQFNSFRDPLIILVGSVPLAMFGALIFSFLKMPGQGVPFFTNGWTTTMNIYSEVGLVTLIGLVSKNGILIVQFANELQRRGLAKLHAVREAALIRLRPVLMTSAATVCGHLPLTLVTGAGAAARNSIGITLVAGMALGTLFTLLVIPSIYVLIAKQHVGEAPGAIGRDLHLPGSRQSDLLQPAEILAK